The following are from one region of the Gaiellales bacterium genome:
- a CDS encoding response regulator, which produces MTDSPKVLVADDEPHLLRLVKFRLEREGYQVVTAPDGQAALELARTEQPDLCVLDVMMPKRSGFDVLRELRSDSECAHMKVIMLTARAQDRDVDAGFSLGADDYITKPFSPQELRVRIGAHLAKR; this is translated from the coding sequence ATGACCGACTCCCCCAAGGTTCTCGTCGCCGATGACGAGCCGCATCTGCTCCGCCTGGTGAAGTTCCGCCTCGAGCGGGAGGGTTACCAGGTCGTGACCGCCCCCGACGGCCAGGCTGCCCTCGAGCTGGCCCGCACGGAGCAGCCGGACCTGTGCGTGCTAGACGTCATGATGCCGAAGCGCAGCGGGTTCGACGTGCTGCGCGAGCTGCGCTCCGACAGCGAGTGCGCCCACATGAAGGTGATCATGCTGACCGCGCGCGCCCAGGACCGCGACGTCGACGCCGGCTTCTCGCTCGGCGCGGACGACTACATCACGAAGCCGTTCAGCCCGCAGGAGCTGCGGGTCCGCATCGGCGCGCACCTCGCCAAGCGCTAG
- a CDS encoding ABC-F family ATP-binding cassette domain-containing protein, whose product MATLISLRSAVKSFGARTVLNGLDIEVDEAARIGVVGQNGSGKSTLLRILAGLDEPDSDPPVRRRGMTAAYLPQLVGADTRTPTEICHGARPDIARVEAELEACAGALGDPAVAADLGRMQRTLDRQQRLLDEFDRLDGHTFSGTVRSILDDLGVTPAESARPQEELSGGKRKLVALAACLAQEPDLLLLDEPETHLDAYRRSRVEELVRAFSGSVVMVSHDRYLLDETVREIAEVDRGRVRMWPGNYSSYHAARELELYQQQAAWQAQQKEIARLEDAIRRYKQWASIIDDPRHTTRARNTQRRIDRMDKVERPVLERRKIALRLRSGVRGGKRVAEWRDVSVAFGADPVLIGVDLTVFRGERIGVIGDNGSGKTVLVKLLVGEIEPTEGEMWVGPSIEVGFLPQEHAPVPARQTPVDALRAQKPCTEEEAVSALLRVLFTYEQCRQHINDLSGGERTRLELLLLMRAGANCLVLDEPTNHLDIDSVEMLEAAIEGFDGTVVFVSHDRYFLDRISDRIVEVRDGSATASEGGYSTWYERRRAA is encoded by the coding sequence ATGGCGACCCTGATCTCGCTCCGGAGCGCCGTGAAGTCGTTCGGCGCGCGCACGGTCCTGAACGGCCTCGACATCGAGGTCGACGAGGCCGCGCGGATCGGCGTCGTGGGCCAGAACGGTTCCGGCAAGTCGACGCTGCTGCGCATCCTGGCGGGGCTCGACGAGCCCGACTCCGACCCGCCCGTGCGCCGGCGCGGGATGACCGCGGCCTACCTGCCGCAACTCGTCGGCGCCGACACGCGCACGCCGACCGAGATCTGCCACGGCGCTCGGCCGGACATCGCCCGCGTCGAGGCCGAGCTCGAGGCCTGCGCCGGGGCGCTCGGCGACCCTGCCGTCGCCGCCGACCTGGGCCGCATGCAGCGCACCCTCGACCGCCAGCAGCGGCTGCTCGACGAGTTCGACCGGCTCGACGGGCACACCTTCTCGGGCACGGTGCGCTCCATCCTCGACGACCTGGGTGTGACGCCGGCCGAGTCGGCCCGCCCGCAGGAGGAGCTGTCCGGCGGGAAGCGCAAGCTGGTCGCGCTGGCGGCGTGCCTGGCCCAGGAGCCCGACCTGCTGCTGCTCGACGAGCCGGAGACGCACCTCGACGCCTACCGGCGCAGCCGGGTCGAGGAGCTCGTGCGCGCGTTCTCCGGATCGGTCGTCATGGTCTCCCACGACCGCTACCTGCTCGACGAGACGGTCAGGGAGATCGCCGAGGTCGACCGCGGCCGCGTGCGGATGTGGCCGGGCAACTACTCGTCGTACCACGCCGCCCGCGAGCTCGAGCTCTACCAGCAGCAGGCGGCATGGCAGGCGCAGCAGAAGGAGATCGCCCGGCTCGAGGACGCGATCCGCCGCTACAAGCAGTGGGCGAGCATCATCGACGACCCCCGCCACACGACCCGCGCCCGCAACACGCAGCGCCGGATCGACCGCATGGACAAGGTCGAGCGGCCGGTGCTCGAGCGGCGCAAGATCGCGCTTCGGCTGCGAAGCGGCGTGCGCGGCGGGAAGCGGGTCGCCGAGTGGCGCGACGTGTCGGTGGCATTTGGCGCCGATCCGGTGCTGATCGGCGTCGATCTGACCGTGTTCCGGGGCGAGCGGATCGGCGTGATCGGGGACAACGGCTCGGGCAAGACCGTGCTCGTGAAGCTCCTGGTCGGCGAGATCGAGCCGACCGAGGGCGAGATGTGGGTGGGGCCGTCGATCGAGGTCGGCTTCCTGCCGCAGGAGCACGCGCCGGTCCCCGCGCGGCAGACGCCGGTCGACGCGCTGCGGGCGCAGAAGCCGTGCACCGAGGAGGAGGCCGTCTCGGCGCTCCTGCGCGTTCTCTTCACGTACGAGCAGTGCCGCCAGCACATCAACGACCTCTCCGGCGGCGAGCGGACGCGGCTCGAGCTTCTCCTGCTCATGCGCGCGGGCGCGAACTGCCTGGTGCTGGACGAGCCGACGAACCACCTCGACATCGACTCGGTCGAGATGCTCGAGGCGGCCATCGAGGGCTTCGACGGCACCGTGGTCTTCGTCTCGCACGACCGCTACTTCCTCGACCGCATCTCCGACCGCATCGTCGAGGTCCGCGACGGCAGCGCGACGGCCTCGGAGGGCGGCTACAGCACCTGGTACGAGCGCCGCCGCGCGGCGTAA
- a CDS encoding TMEM175 family protein — MEKTRMEAFSDGVFAIAITLLVLDLHVPEVGDGSLAHALVRQWPADASYAVSFLTIGIIWINHHGLMRHIERCDRVLLSLNIFLLMMIAVVPYPTALISHYARTPNATAAAVYYGAVMVTMALIFNALWHYAIRAGLLVPGADPRDVSGITRSYLIGPLLYGTATLLAFGSSDASLVMYAAIAIFYLASATLWGRRASQPAA; from the coding sequence GTGGAAAAGACGCGCATGGAGGCCTTCTCGGACGGGGTATTCGCGATCGCGATCACCCTGCTCGTCCTCGACCTGCACGTGCCCGAGGTGGGCGACGGCTCGCTCGCCCACGCCCTGGTGCGGCAATGGCCTGCGGACGCGAGCTACGCGGTCAGCTTCCTGACGATCGGGATCATCTGGATCAACCATCACGGCCTCATGCGCCATATCGAGCGCTGCGACCGGGTGCTGCTCTCGCTGAACATCTTCCTGCTGATGATGATCGCCGTCGTCCCCTACCCGACCGCGCTCATCTCGCACTACGCCCGCACCCCGAACGCCACGGCCGCCGCGGTCTACTACGGCGCGGTGATGGTGACGATGGCGCTGATCTTCAATGCTCTGTGGCACTACGCGATCCGCGCCGGTCTGCTCGTGCCCGGCGCGGACCCGCGCGACGTCTCCGGGATCACCCGCAGCTACCTGATCGGGCCGCTGCTCTACGGGACCGCGACGCTGCTCGCGTTCGGGAGCTCCGACGCCAGCCTGGTCATGTACGCGGCGATCGCGATCTTCTACCTCGCGTCGGCGACGCTGTGGGGCCGGCGCGCGTCCCAGCCGGCGGCCTAG
- a CDS encoding ABC transporter substrate-binding protein produces MRKLVWILPVLVLAAAASACGTAKSGPSAPSVAAGSNPCAVKNLALLHPGTLTIGTDNPAYSPYFTGGPGGGWTGQFNNNPYTGKGFEAATAYAVAKQMGFTNSQVKWAVTHFNQSYAPGPKNFDFYLAQVSITPKRAKTVDFSSPYYTENQAVVTLKSNKYAHATSVADLHGAKLGTQLGTTSYDLINNVIKPGPQPAAYHTLNDAINGLKAHQIDGIVVDLPTAFYMTAVQIPDSTIVGQFPASAGGSGHFGLVLAKNSPLTSCVDKAIAALKSNGTLDQIQTTWLSDKANAPVLH; encoded by the coding sequence ATGCGTAAGCTCGTCTGGATCCTGCCCGTCCTCGTCCTCGCCGCCGCGGCCTCCGCGTGCGGGACGGCGAAGAGCGGCCCCTCGGCCCCGTCGGTCGCCGCCGGCTCGAACCCGTGCGCGGTGAAGAACCTGGCGCTGCTGCATCCGGGGACGCTCACGATCGGCACGGACAACCCGGCGTACTCGCCGTACTTCACGGGCGGCCCCGGCGGGGGCTGGACGGGCCAGTTCAACAACAACCCGTACACCGGCAAGGGCTTCGAGGCCGCGACCGCCTATGCGGTCGCGAAGCAGATGGGCTTCACGAACTCGCAGGTGAAGTGGGCGGTCACGCACTTCAACCAGTCCTACGCGCCCGGACCGAAGAACTTCGACTTCTATCTCGCCCAGGTGTCTATCACGCCCAAGCGCGCCAAGACCGTCGACTTCTCGAGCCCGTACTACACGGAGAACCAGGCAGTCGTCACGCTCAAGAGCAACAAGTACGCGCACGCGACCAGCGTCGCCGACCTGCACGGCGCGAAGCTCGGCACCCAGCTTGGCACGACGAGCTATGACCTGATCAACAACGTCATCAAGCCCGGCCCGCAGCCGGCCGCCTACCACACGCTGAACGACGCCATCAACGGCCTCAAGGCGCACCAGATCGACGGCATCGTCGTCGACCTGCCGACCGCCTTCTACATGACGGCCGTACAGATCCCTGACAGCACGATCGTCGGCCAGTTCCCGGCGTCTGCAGGCGGCAGCGGCCATTTCGGCCTCGTGCTCGCGAAGAACAGCCCGCTGACGTCGTGCGTGGACAAGGCGATCGCCGCGCTGAAGTCGAACGGCACGCTGGATCAGATCCAGACGACCTGGCTCTCCGACAAGGCGAACGCGCCCGTCCTCCACTAG
- a CDS encoding GNAT family N-acetyltransferase has translation MSVEIREATGADWPAMWAFMRGIIRAGETFSWDTDTDEATARRQWMNAPPGRTFVAVAGDGTVLGTAEMGPNHGGPAAHVASAGFMVDPRHAGQGVGRRLGEHVLAQARADGYRAMQFNAVVECNTPAVTLWRALGFEVLATIPDGFRHPVEGDVGLLIMYRRL, from the coding sequence GTGAGCGTTGAGATCCGCGAGGCGACCGGCGCGGACTGGCCGGCGATGTGGGCGTTCATGCGCGGCATCATCCGGGCGGGCGAGACGTTCTCGTGGGATACGGACACGGATGAGGCGACCGCGCGGCGGCAGTGGATGAACGCGCCGCCGGGACGGACGTTCGTGGCCGTCGCCGGCGACGGCACCGTGCTCGGCACCGCCGAGATGGGCCCGAACCACGGCGGCCCGGCCGCGCACGTCGCGAGCGCCGGCTTCATGGTCGACCCGCGTCACGCGGGCCAGGGCGTCGGCCGCCGCCTGGGGGAGCACGTGCTGGCCCAGGCCCGGGCCGACGGGTACCGGGCGATGCAGTTCAACGCAGTCGTCGAGTGCAACACGCCCGCCGTCACGCTGTGGCGGGCGCTCGGCTTCGAGGTGCTGGCGACGATCCCGGACGGCTTCCGCCACCCGGTCGAGGGCGACGTCGGCCTGCTGATCATGTACCGCCGCCTGTAA
- a CDS encoding amino acid ABC transporter permease, producing MPIRPVPGRRSRILQGGYEPMTNMSIALVSTFVFLVVVTLAIVNAPGWETVKQSFFNAGEARDSLPLVAKAFLLNVKMFLVAEVFILIFALLIAILRGLPGPVFFPLRALAIVYTDLFRGVPTILVVYLLGFGMPGLNLTGIPTSPVFWGTVSLVLVYTAYVSEVYRAGIESIHPSQEAAARSLGLTRPQTLRFVIVPQAVRRVIPPLLNDFIGLQKDTALVSVLGSVDALQQANINSAADFNYTPYVVAALFFIALTIPLARFTDWLILRERQRRQAGGVA from the coding sequence GTGCCGATCCGGCCGGTCCCGGGGCGGCGCTCCCGCATCCTGCAGGGCGGGTACGAGCCGATGACGAACATGTCGATCGCGCTCGTGAGCACGTTCGTGTTCCTGGTCGTGGTCACGCTGGCGATCGTGAACGCGCCGGGCTGGGAGACGGTCAAGCAGTCGTTCTTCAACGCCGGCGAGGCTCGCGACTCGCTTCCGCTCGTCGCCAAGGCGTTCCTCCTGAACGTGAAGATGTTCCTGGTCGCCGAGGTGTTCATCCTGATCTTCGCGCTCCTGATCGCGATCCTGCGCGGCCTGCCGGGGCCGGTGTTCTTCCCGCTGCGGGCGCTCGCGATCGTCTACACCGACCTCTTCCGCGGCGTGCCAACCATCCTCGTCGTCTACCTGCTCGGCTTCGGCATGCCCGGACTGAACCTGACCGGGATCCCCACCAGTCCGGTGTTCTGGGGCACCGTCTCACTCGTGCTCGTCTACACCGCGTACGTGTCCGAGGTGTACCGGGCCGGGATCGAGTCGATCCACCCGAGCCAGGAGGCGGCCGCCCGCTCGCTGGGGCTCACCCGTCCCCAGACGCTGCGCTTCGTGATCGTCCCGCAGGCTGTCAGGCGCGTGATCCCGCCGCTGCTGAACGACTTCATCGGCCTGCAGAAGGACACGGCACTCGTGTCCGTGCTCGGCTCGGTCGATGCGCTCCAGCAGGCGAACATCAACTCGGCCGCCGACTTCAACTACACGCCGTATGTCGTCGCGGCGCTCTTCTTCATCGCCTTGACGATTCCGCTGGCACGCTTCACCGACTGGCTCATCCTGCGCGAACGGCAGCGGCGGCAGGCGGGAGGCGTCGCGTGA
- a CDS encoding amino acid ABC transporter ATP-binding protein, translated as MSAPAGGLVVEGVRKSFGKNEVLGGIDLTVAEHEVVCLIGASGSGKSTLLRCVNLLEPIDAGRIVVNGEEITAPRVDVNRVRRGIGIVFQAFNLFPHMSVLDNVTLGPRRALGTSKANAEAVAREMLGQFGLAEKVNDYPDRLSGGQQQRVAIVRALAMRPRLMLLDEVTSALDPELVAEVLEVVRGLARDGMTMVIATHEMGFARDIANRVCFLDGGVILEQGSPEQIFSSPAEERTQQFLARIIAAGRM; from the coding sequence GTGAGCGCGCCGGCCGGCGGCCTGGTCGTCGAGGGCGTGCGCAAGTCGTTCGGGAAGAACGAGGTGCTGGGTGGCATCGACCTCACGGTCGCCGAGCACGAGGTGGTGTGCCTGATCGGCGCTTCGGGGTCGGGCAAGTCGACGCTGCTTCGCTGCGTGAACCTGCTCGAGCCGATCGACGCCGGCCGGATCGTCGTGAACGGCGAGGAGATCACGGCCCCGCGGGTCGACGTGAACCGCGTGCGCCGCGGCATCGGGATCGTGTTCCAGGCGTTCAACCTGTTTCCGCACATGAGCGTCCTCGACAACGTCACGCTCGGCCCGCGCCGGGCGCTCGGCACGTCGAAGGCGAACGCCGAGGCGGTGGCGCGTGAGATGCTCGGGCAGTTCGGCCTGGCCGAGAAGGTGAACGACTATCCCGACCGGCTCTCCGGCGGACAGCAGCAGCGGGTGGCGATCGTGCGCGCTCTGGCGATGCGGCCGCGGCTGATGCTGCTCGACGAGGTGACGAGCGCGCTCGACCCGGAGCTGGTGGCGGAGGTGCTCGAGGTCGTCCGCGGCCTCGCCCGCGACGGCATGACGATGGTGATCGCGACGCACGAGATGGGCTTCGCCCGCGACATCGCGAACCGGGTCTGCTTCCTCGACGGCGGCGTGATCCTCGAGCAGGGCTCGCCGGAGCAGATCTTCAGCTCGCCCGCCGAGGAGCGCACCCAGCAGTTCCTGGCCCGGATCATCGCCGCGGGCCGTATGTGA